A region from the Medicago truncatula cultivar Jemalong A17 chromosome 6, MtrunA17r5.0-ANR, whole genome shotgun sequence genome encodes:
- the LOC11413147 gene encoding zinc finger protein 726, whose amino-acid sequence MRRYRSPLSSNEDDTKTMMNNEVLVQESTYKCKTCGKTFSNGKTLGGHRRSHFLKMKRNHHQSQGNAYFNDDSYDDEEIAGKKKQTCYICENKFPIKNVFYGHMIRSHLDVVSKGVSPPSNYDIQKSFSSNSSKYSTQQNKEDNLSLPKWQNRGKRGRKCIGVVEGATNLLHLMSNKYFCTLSIDEQKSPEFPLPIKKRYCSVDESSSNGNGKKELIVNKNSFVLGCSLKIENKCDGNGDESDNNDEEKSNDAATEQNKLNFDLNDSYLVEE is encoded by the coding sequence ATGAGAAGATATCGTTCCCCGTTGTCTAGCAATGAAGATGATACTAAGACAATGATGAACAATGAAGTTCTTGTTCAAGAATCAACATACAAATGCAAAACTTGTGGTAAGACTTTCAGCAATGGAAAAACATTAGGTGGTCACCGAAGATCTCACTTTCTCAAGATGAAGCGTAATCATCATCAATCACAAGGTAATGCTTATTTCAATGATGATAGTTATGATGATGAAGAAATCGCTggcaaaaagaaacaaacttgTTATATTTGCGAGAACAAGTTTCCAATCAAGAATGTTTTTTATGGTCACATGATCAGATCTCATCTTGATGTGGTTTCTAAAGGAGTTAGTCCTCCTTCAAATTATGATATTCAAAAATCTTTTTCATCTAACAGTTCTAAATATTCTACTCAACAGAATAAAGAAGATAATCTTTCTTTACCAAAATGGCAAAATAGAGgtaaaagaggaagaaaatgtATTGGTGTTGTTGAGGGTGCTACAAATCTTTTACATCTTATGTCTAATAAGTACTTTTGTACTTTGTCGATTGATGAGCAAAAGAGTCCTGAATTTCCCCTTCCGATTAAGAAAAGATATTGTTCTGTTGACGAGTCATCATCAAATGGGAATGGAAAGAAGGAACTTATTGTGAACAAGAATAGTTTCGTTTTGGGTTGTTCATTGAAGATTGAAAACAAATGTGATGGTAATGGTGATGAGAGTGACAACAATGATGAAGAGAAAAGTAATGATGCCGCTACtgaacaaaataaattgaattttgatttgaatgattCATATCTTGTGGAGGAGTAA